The Elusimicrobiota bacterium genome includes the window TTATGATTCTTATAAACCAATTAAAGAAATCTTTGCAGAATTTGGTGTTGCAGCATCAGATAACGTTCTTTATGAAATAGGCCTTTCACAAATATCGTGTTATGACATTTCGACATTTAAAGCATTAGGGGATATTGAGTATGACGGGCAGCCTGTTCCAAGAAGAATTAGATCAAAAACAACACCTAATGGTAAAAAGTTGTATATAGGTGCCCCCGGCTGGGGAAAAGAGGCAACAGGTGGATTGTTTGTCATAGACCTTGATCAGAAAAAACAATTAAAAATACTCGAAGAAAATAAGATAAATACTGGTTTAATAGGTATGTCAGATGACGGAAAATATGTTTACACGGCCGTGATTGATGGTTTGAAGATAATCAATACAGATACTGATAGTGAATATAAGACAATCAGGCTAACTGAACATGAACATATCCAAGACATTATAGCAGGCGAAAATTACACTATTTACCTCATTACCTATCATTATGATTCGGATTCAAGTAAAGACTATAAGTTCAGAGTAGTATATCTTAATAAAGGTATCTTGAAAACCATAAACCTTACTTCTGATGAATATAAAGTATTTCGTTTGTTATTAAATTCCGGCGGAAGGTATTTATATATCATAGGGAATGAGAAAATAGTTAAGTTTGATACTTCAACACTATCTGTTGAGAGCGAAAAAGCATTCCCATATTGGGCCGCTGGGGCTGCCATATCTCCTGATGGAAAATTGCTTTTTGTGCAGGCACTAAAGGAGAATAAAGTGATAGTTTATGATACTGAGAAGGGAGCAGCAATTAAAGAAATCCCTTTTAAGAAAGATTTATATGATATTCTTGTTAAATAAAAAATATTTTATTTTTCTTTTTTTCTTTTTATTTGCAGTAGCGGGCATCGCGTATCCTTTTTGCGTCAAAATTCAAAATCCTGAAGATAATAAAACTGTGTCAGGAATGGTTAATATAACTGCAGGTTTTTATCCCAATAAATGCGACAAAAATAAATCATATAAAGAAATAGATGATTTATTGAGCAACACTAATTCTAATTTTGACAAGGACTTGCTTAAAGCCATTGCATGGCAGGAAAGCCGATGGCAGCAGTTTAACGAGAATGGAAATACATATAGATGTGTAAATACTGATGAATCGACTGATTGTGGTTTAATGCAAATAAATAGTGAAAATAGCGGATTGCTGGAAGAAAATGGATGGGATTTCAAAAGGATAGGTACTGATACAGAGTATAATCTTAAGGCGGCACTGCAGATATTGACTAATAAACAGAATGAATTAAATAGAATAAAAAATGTGAGACCAAAACGTTGGAACGAATTAGTGCGGCAATATGATTTTCAAGGACATAGTATGCAAGATATTGTTTTGAAGTATTATAATACGCTTCGCAAATCGTGGGAATATCCAGACGCAATAAATAAAAATATTAAAGATAAACCATGGATTCAAAAAGTGACGAGCAGTTTGTCAATTGACGACGAAACAAAAATCAAGAAGGAAGTTGCCTTAATTGAAGCTTTGCAATATAGTTGGGATACTTCAAATGTCAAAGAAGGGGATCATAGAATTAAAGCTATTGCCGTTTCAAAGAGGGGATCATCTTCAGATGTTGTCACTGTTATAATTGAAAAAGCGGAAAAAGAAAAAGAAGGAGTGGGAAGGGGCGAAATAGTAATAGAGCAAAAGTGGCCATATGCCCTTGTAGATGTCTATAAAGTCAAAGGAACCATAAAAATTACTAACTTAAAAATGACTGATCATAAGAAAGATAAATCTGGTAGTGTTGATGTCCCGACACTTAGGTATGATGGGGACGGAACTATTAAATATGTACAACCAGTAATAATTGAGCATAACCAGTACACGAAATCTACTACAAACTTTACGATCAAAAATACCGAAATCAAATTCAAGATTAGAGTTACTTTTGACGAAGAAAGCGAGATTAATGGCGGCGATGTAAATCGTTATGTGGGCTTAATCGACCTATATGATTTGAATGAAAAGATACTGGGAGACCGCAGCGCTTATATAGTCAGTGATGATGGTAGCTTCGCTCAGAAAGTGAATGAGCCAAACATTGAAATAACTTTCCCGAAGTCGTTTTTCGGCAAAACTGAGATAAGTGATCGGGCAATCAAAATAATAATTGATTACGATAATCAACTCGAAAAGGTTAATGGTTTGGTTCAAGCCAATTATTAATCCAAAGAATAGGGGAATAGGATGTTTCAAATTTATGATTTTTCGTTAATTGAGAAAAAGTGGCAAAAACACTGTGAGAAAATCGATATTGGGATAATGTAGTTTAGAAGCACTCTTAGAGAGGGTTTGGATTTGACCGGGAGAGCATTTGATGAAGATTGCTAAGCATTTTGAGCGTCAATTCTATGATGCCTACCCGGATAAGAAAATTGTGTCAGCGCTGTTGACATAATTTTCGTAGAGCAATGAAAGTCTTGATTTTTCACGAAAAGCAATGTAGTATTGTTTAAAGAAACCTAGAAAGGAAAGAATATGTCAGAAACCTACAATTTCAGCGAAATTGAGAAAAAGTGGCAAAAGTACTGGGATAAAAACGGTACGTATAAAACCGCAGAGAGAGACAAGCGACCGAAATATTACTGCCTGGTAATGTTTCCGTATCCTTCGGGACAGCTTCACATGGGTCATGTGCGGAATTATTCCATTGGCGACGTATTCGCAAGGTTCTACCGCATGAAAGGCCACCAGGTGCTTCATCCGATAGGCTGGGATGCATTCGGAATGCCTGCGGAAAATGCAGCCATAAAAAATAAAATTCATCCCGAAAAATGGACCAGAGACAATATAAAACACATGACGATGCAGCTTAAACTGCTGGGGATTTCTTATGACTGGTCCAGGGAATTTGCTACATGCGATAAGGAATATTACCGGTGGAACCAGTGGTTTTTTATTAAGATGTGGGAAAAGGGCCTGGCATTTCGTAAAAGAGCACGCGTAAATTGGTGCCCTTCCTGTCAAACCGTGCTGGCCAACGAGCAGGTAAACCAGGGTTTATGTTGGCGGTGTGATTCTGTAGTCGCGGACAAAGAGCTTGAACAGTGGTTTTTTAAAATTACTGATTATGCTGACGAATTGCTTTCAGGGCATGAACTGATAAAGGATGGCTGGCCTCAAGAAGTTTTGTTGATGCAAAAAAATTGGATAGGAAAATCGATTGGCGCGGAAGTAGACTTTGAAATTTTAGATGAATCCGGAAGTTACAAATCAAATTTAAGGATTTTTACCACAAGGCCTGACACTCTTTTCGGCGCAACGTTTATGGTCCTGGCGCCGGAACACGAAATTTTTGAAGAACTTCAAAATAAAATAAAGAATTGGGACCGAGTACACAAATATATCCACGAGGAATGCCAAAAAACTACTCCCGACAGGGCGCAGGAAAAGGAAAAAACCGGAGTCAAGCTTGAAGGGGTATGGGCAATAAATCCCGTAAACAAAACAAAAATACCGATTTTTGCAGCTGATTATGTGCTTATGGGATATGGCACCGGTGCAATAATGGCGGTACCGGGGCACGATCAAAGAGATTGGGAATTTGCAAAGAAGTTTAATGTGCCTATCATAGAAGTTATTCATTCCCCTGAAACAAATTTAGACAGAAGCGCTTATGAAGGCGAAGGTGTAATAGTTAACTCCGGGCAATTCAACGGCATTCCTTCAACGGAGGCAAAAGAAAAAGTAACTTTATGGCTTGAAAGCCAAAAACTTGGAAAAAAATCCGTTAATTTTCGGCTTAAAGATTGGCTTTTGTCCAGGCAAAGATACTGGGGAACGCCGATACCGATGATACATTGCGACAAATGCGGTATAGTGCCTGTCCCGGAAAAGGACCTTCCGGTTGTCCTGCCCATAAATGTAAAACTTACCGGAACGGGGCATTCTCCGCTAGGGGAAGTTAAAGAGTTCGTTAATGTTAAATGCCCGAAATGCGGATCAAAAGCTCGCCGTGAGACGGATACTATGGACACATTTGTGGATTCTTCCTGGTATTTTGCCCGTTATTGCGATCCCCAAAATAATAAAGAACCGTTTTCAAAAGCTTTAGCTAATGCCTGGCTTCCCGTTGACCAATATATCGGAGGGATTGAGCACGCGTGCATGCATCTGATTT containing:
- a CDS encoding transglycosylase SLT domain-containing protein, with product MIFLLNKKYFIFLFFFLFAVAGIAYPFCVKIQNPEDNKTVSGMVNITAGFYPNKCDKNKSYKEIDDLLSNTNSNFDKDLLKAIAWQESRWQQFNENGNTYRCVNTDESTDCGLMQINSENSGLLEENGWDFKRIGTDTEYNLKAALQILTNKQNELNRIKNVRPKRWNELVRQYDFQGHSMQDIVLKYYNTLRKSWEYPDAINKNIKDKPWIQKVTSSLSIDDETKIKKEVALIEALQYSWDTSNVKEGDHRIKAIAVSKRGSSSDVVTVIIEKAEKEKEGVGRGEIVIEQKWPYALVDVYKVKGTIKITNLKMTDHKKDKSGSVDVPTLRYDGDGTIKYVQPVIIEHNQYTKSTTNFTIKNTEIKFKIRVTFDEESEINGGDVNRYVGLIDLYDLNEKILGDRSAYIVSDDGSFAQKVNEPNIEITFPKSFFGKTEISDRAIKIIIDYDNQLEKVNGLVQANY
- the leuS gene encoding leucine--tRNA ligase, translated to MSETYNFSEIEKKWQKYWDKNGTYKTAERDKRPKYYCLVMFPYPSGQLHMGHVRNYSIGDVFARFYRMKGHQVLHPIGWDAFGMPAENAAIKNKIHPEKWTRDNIKHMTMQLKLLGISYDWSREFATCDKEYYRWNQWFFIKMWEKGLAFRKRARVNWCPSCQTVLANEQVNQGLCWRCDSVVADKELEQWFFKITDYADELLSGHELIKDGWPQEVLLMQKNWIGKSIGAEVDFEILDESGSYKSNLRIFTTRPDTLFGATFMVLAPEHEIFEELQNKIKNWDRVHKYIHEECQKTTPDRAQEKEKTGVKLEGVWAINPVNKTKIPIFAADYVLMGYGTGAIMAVPGHDQRDWEFAKKFNVPIIEVIHSPETNLDRSAYEGEGVIVNSGQFNGIPSTEAKEKVTLWLESQKLGKKSVNFRLKDWLLSRQRYWGTPIPMIHCDKCGIVPVPEKDLPVVLPINVKLTGTGHSPLGEVKEFVNVKCPKCGSKARRETDTMDTFVDSSWYFARYCDPQNNKEPFSKALANAWLPVDQYIGGIEHACMHLIYARFWHKIMRDLGLLKSDEPFGRLLTQGMVTLGGSAMSKSKGNIVVPDEIVKKYGADTARLFVLFAAPPEKQLDWSDEGVEGSWRFLNRIWRLLEKLEISSKPKVYEDPQKAEAEKKLLRSMHYAIKKVTNDIEKEKQLNTAISAVMELVNAIYAYQFSGDILSRKAFETAIILLSPFTPHICEELWETTGHKESISDASWPKADEKYIAEDTIDLPVQINGRLSILMF